CGCCATCGTCGTGCTGCCGCAGGGGGTGGCCTTCGCCACGCTGGCCGGCATGCCACCGGCGTATGGCCTTTATTCGGCGATGGTTCCCTGCGTGATCGCTGCGCTGTTCGGTTCGTCGCGCGTGATGGTGACCGGCCCGGCGAACGCCATTTCGTTAACGGTTCTCGCGATCATGGCGCCGCTGGCGCAGCCTGAATCGCCGCGCTATGTGGAGCTGGTGATCACGCTGGCGTTCATGGTGGGTTGCTGGCAGTTGCTGTTGGCGCTGGTGAAGGCCGGGCGCCTGATCGACTACGTCTCGCACACGGTGATCGTAGGCTTCACGGCAGGTGCGGCGGTACTGATCGTGAATTCGCAGATCCGCAACTTCTTCGGCGTCGACATCCCGCGCGGCACTTCGGTGGCACAAACCGTCATTGAGTTCGCCGCCCATCTGCCCACCGTTCAGCCGGTGGCGATCGCAACCGGTTGCCTGACGCTGCTTGCTGCCGTCCTCTGGCAGCCGCTCAATCGCATCGTCCCGGCCATGCTGGTGGCTGTCGTCGCTGGCAGCACGGTGGCGGCATTCGCCCGCTGGGTTGAGCCCAATCTCGTGCTGCGGACGGTCGATGCATTGCCCAGCGCCATCCCGCCGCTGTCGTCGCCTGACCTTAGCCCCGATACGCTGCGTCAGCTGCTGGTGCCGTCGATCGCGATGACGCTGCTGGCGCTGGCCGAAGCGGTGTCCATCGCGCAAGCACTGGCGAAGCGGCGACACGAGAAACTGGACGGCAATCAGGAGTTTCTCGGGCAGGGTGTTGCCAATATCGTGGGTTCGTTCTTTTCGTCCTACCCGGCCAGCGGCTCGTTCAATCGCTCCGGCGTCAACATGGCAGCGGGTGCCGTCACGCCGTTTTCGGCGATCTGCGCGGCGACGTTTCTGGTCGCCATCCTTTTCTTCGTGGCGCCGCTGGCCCGCTATCTGCCGCTGGCCGCGGTCGCCGCGATCCTGTTTCTGGTGGCGTGGAATCTGGTGGATCGCCGGGAGTTTCGCTACCTGCTCGCCGACAAGTTCGAGCGCATCACGCTGCTTGCCACGTTCATCGCTACGCTCGCAATACCGCTGGAATGGGCCATCCTGCTCGGCGTTGCCGTCGGCCATGTGGTCGGCCGCATTCGCCGTAGCCGCGCTACAGCTGGCCACGCTGAATAAAATAGCGGGCTACATCCCACTACAGCCCCTGCAAGGACAGCACGATGGCCCTCGTTTCCATGCGCGAACTGCTCGACCACGCCGCCGAGAACGGCTACGGCATTCCGGCGTTCAACGTCAACAATCTCGAGCAGGTGCAGGCCGTGATGGCGGCCGCCGACGAAGTGGGCGCGCCGGTGATCCTGCAGGCCAGCGCGGGCGCTCGCAAGTACGCTGGCGAGAGCTTCATCAAGCACCTGATCGCCGCCGCGACCGAGGCCTACCCGCACATTCCTCTGGTCATGCATCAGGACCACGGCACCAGCCCGAAGATCTGCCAGGGCGCGATTG
This is a stretch of genomic DNA from Casimicrobium huifangae. It encodes these proteins:
- a CDS encoding SulP family inorganic anion transporter, which codes for MTRFLPFLAWLPLLRNRATLRTDVLAGLTGAIVVLPQGVAFATLAGMPPAYGLYSAMVPCVIAALFGSSRVMVTGPANAISLTVLAIMAPLAQPESPRYVELVITLAFMVGCWQLLLALVKAGRLIDYVSHTVIVGFTAGAAVLIVNSQIRNFFGVDIPRGTSVAQTVIEFAAHLPTVQPVAIATGCLTLLAAVLWQPLNRIVPAMLVAVVAGSTVAAFARWVEPNLVLRTVDALPSAIPPLSSPDLSPDTLRQLLVPSIAMTLLALAEAVSIAQALAKRRHEKLDGNQEFLGQGVANIVGSFFSSYPASGSFNRSGVNMAAGAVTPFSAICAATFLVAILFFVAPLARYLPLAAVAAILFLVAWNLVDRREFRYLLADKFERITLLATFIATLAIPLEWAILLGVAVGHVVGRIRRSRATAGHAE